A window of the Blattabacterium cuenoti genome harbors these coding sequences:
- the dapB gene encoding 4-hydroxy-tetrahydrodipicolinate reductase — MNIGIIGYGKMGKAVEKIAKIRNHKISLCYDGTPSLHLLNNSNLDVAIEFSQPDFAFNNIRICIENSIPIVSGTTGWIEKFDIIKRICKEKNGSFLYSSNFSIGMNIFFEINKKLSKLLHSYSKDYEVTIEEIHHQEKIDKPSGTALSIAKDIVKNKMKNTWILDEKKTKNQILILSKRLNNVSGIHIVKYESKMEDIKIQHKAHSREGFALGAVIAAEWIQKKKGIFSMKEVLGI; from the coding sequence ATGAATATAGGAATAATAGGATATGGAAAAATGGGAAAAGCTGTAGAGAAAATAGCTAAAATTAGGAATCATAAAATTTCATTATGTTATGATGGAACTCCTTCTCTACATTTATTGAATAATTCAAATTTAGATGTAGCAATAGAATTTAGTCAACCTGATTTTGCATTTAACAATATAAGAATTTGTATAGAAAATAGTATTCCTATAGTAAGTGGAACTACAGGATGGATAGAAAAATTTGACATTATTAAAAGAATATGTAAAGAAAAAAATGGATCTTTTTTGTATTCTTCCAATTTTAGTATTGGAATGAATATTTTTTTTGAAATTAATAAAAAATTGTCAAAACTGTTACATTCATATTCTAAAGATTATGAAGTGACAATAGAGGAAATTCATCATCAAGAAAAAATAGATAAACCTAGTGGAACAGCACTTTCTATAGCGAAAGATATAGTGAAGAATAAAATGAAAAATACATGGATTTTGGATGAAAAAAAAACAAAAAATCAGATTTTAATTTTGTCAAAAAGGTTAAATAATGTTTCCGGAATACATATCGTAAAATATGAATCTAAAATGGAGGATATAAAAATACAACACAAAGCTCATAGTAGAGAAGGGTTTGCTTTAGGAGCTGTTATTGCAGCAGAGTGGATCCAAAAGAAAAAAGGAATTTTTTCTATGAAAGAGGTTTTAGGAATATAA
- the lepB gene encoding signal peptidase I: protein MLQYFIFSGIFLFFEHVIHILGTCRFYKKLGIKSWKIFIPIYNIFILLKIYKRSIWWIFLLFIPLTSIVLIFILWMDLIYTFFKKTKKNIILFFLSAGLYIYYINFFKKIQLLKIENINVKKKEDNIGILLAVIFSFITHTYIVQPFVLPTSSMEKTLLVGDFILVSKIHYGLRMPMSPLSIPFTHNNIIGNIKSYISIFQWPYFRFPSIQPIQRNDIVVFNFPKDYHHKIIDRKDHYLKRCVGLPGDLISIKKGILFVNHKKEKFFLEKQQAYFIKTVNIPLNIEYLKNKMDIEDIEYIGEKNGEFFYQIMLNEKKADQIKNLFNNIVLIKKYIIPIHFKEHSIFSNYFDWNRDFFGPLHIPKKGEFIKLNSKNIHIYNDIFTYEKVDKFDIFSKKYYKVKNNYYFMMGDNRHNSSDSRYWGFVPENHIVGKPIFIWMSIDWNRENPLNIFHWKFRWDRIMKTINGKHSYLSLFFLFSFVYLIYFLFKSEKSSTQ from the coding sequence ATGCTACAATATTTTATTTTTAGTGGTATTTTTTTATTTTTTGAACATGTTATTCATATTTTGGGAACATGTAGATTTTATAAAAAATTGGGTATAAAATCTTGGAAGATTTTTATTCCTATATATAATATTTTTATTCTTTTAAAAATTTATAAAAGATCTATATGGTGGATTTTTCTATTATTTATTCCATTAACTAGTATCGTGTTAATTTTTATTTTGTGGATGGATTTGATTTATACTTTTTTTAAAAAAACGAAAAAAAATATTATTTTATTTTTCTTATCTGCAGGTTTATATATTTATTACATAAATTTTTTCAAAAAAATTCAATTATTAAAAATTGAAAATATAAATGTAAAAAAAAAAGAAGATAATATAGGAATTTTATTAGCCGTGATTTTTTCTTTTATCACTCATACTTATATAGTTCAACCTTTTGTTCTTCCTACTTCCTCTATGGAGAAAACTTTATTGGTCGGAGATTTTATACTAGTCAGTAAAATTCATTATGGATTACGAATGCCTATGTCTCCTCTCTCTATTCCTTTTACACATAATAATATTATCGGAAATATAAAATCTTATATTTCTATTTTTCAATGGCCTTATTTTCGTTTTCCTTCCATACAACCAATACAAAGAAATGATATTGTCGTTTTTAATTTTCCTAAAGATTATCATCATAAAATAATAGATCGAAAAGATCATTATCTTAAACGTTGTGTAGGATTACCAGGAGATTTAATCTCTATTAAAAAAGGTATTTTGTTTGTTAACCATAAAAAAGAAAAATTTTTTTTGGAAAAACAACAAGCTTATTTTATTAAAACGGTAAATATTCCTTTAAATATAGAATATCTTAAAAATAAAATGGACATTGAAGATATTGAATATATTGGAGAAAAAAATGGTGAATTTTTTTATCAAATTATGTTGAACGAAAAAAAAGCAGATCAAATAAAAAATTTATTCAATAACATAGTTCTTATAAAAAAATATATTATTCCTATTCATTTTAAAGAACATTCTATATTTTCTAATTATTTTGATTGGAATAGAGATTTTTTTGGGCCATTACATATTCCTAAAAAAGGAGAATTTATTAAATTAAATTCAAAAAATATTCATATTTATAATGATATTTTCACTTATGAAAAAGTTGATAAATTCGATATTTTTTCGAAAAAATATTATAAAGTAAAAAATAATTATTATTTTATGATGGGAGATAATAGACATAATTCATCTGATTCTCGTTATTGGGGTTTTGTCCCAGAAAATCATATAGTAGGAAAACCTATATTCATATGGATGAGTATCGATTGGAATAGAGAAAATCCTTTAAATATATTTCATTGGAAATTTCGTTGGGATCGTATTATGAAAACAATAAATGGAAAACATTCTTATTTGTCTTTATTTTTTTTATTTTCATTTGTATATTTAATTTATTTTTTATTTAAAAGTGAAAAATCATCAACTCAATAA
- a CDS encoding rhomboid family intramembrane serine protease, translated as MNFYTNFNSDAVKHLISINILVYTATFVFSQYRIEAFLSLYHPLDERFELYQIFTHMFVHSKRLFLHIIFNMLALFMFGGQIETMLGVKKFIIIYFLSGILAALFQIIFNTSVLYYFVQTLDFSQAKKTLDYLNEEQKINLYSSMYSPMMGASGAVSGIVGAFAKFFPEHKIFILPFPFPIAVRKALIIFIIGSFFSSIFNLAPGVAHFAHIGGILSGYFIVSFFYKK; from the coding sequence GTGAATTTTTATACAAATTTCAATTCAGATGCTGTAAAACATTTAATTAGTATAAATATACTTGTGTATACAGCTACTTTTGTTTTTTCACAATATAGAATAGAGGCCTTTCTTTCATTATATCACCCTTTAGATGAACGATTTGAATTATATCAAATTTTTACTCATATGTTTGTGCATTCCAAACGACTTTTTTTGCATATAATTTTTAATATGTTGGCTTTATTCATGTTTGGAGGACAGATAGAAACTATGTTAGGAGTCAAAAAATTTATAATTATATATTTTTTATCAGGTATTTTAGCCGCATTATTTCAAATTATTTTTAATACTAGTGTTTTATATTACTTTGTTCAAACTTTAGATTTTTCACAAGCTAAAAAAACGTTAGATTATTTAAATGAAGAACAAAAAATAAATCTTTATAGTTCTATGTATTCTCCTATGATGGGGGCTTCTGGAGCTGTTAGTGGAATAGTAGGTGCTTTTGCTAAATTTTTTCCGGAACATAAAATTTTTATTCTTCCTTTTCCTTTTCCAATAGCAGTTAGGAAAGCTCTGATTATTTTTATTATTGGAAGTTTTTTTTCGTCTATTTTTAATTTAGCACCTGGAGTCGCTCATTTTGCCCATATTGGTGGGATTTTATCTGGTTATTTTATAGTAAGTTTTTTTTATAAAAAATGA
- the mutL gene encoding DNA mismatch repair endonuclease MutL has product MKNIIQFLPEKVIQQIAAGEVIQRPSSVLRELLENAIDANAKIINIFIKDSGKTLIQLIDDGIGMSIDDAKMSIQRHATSKIEKTDDIFRIKTKGFRGEALASIALISQLEVQTKNKENVIGIHLFVEEGKIKKQIPINMLKGTRVSVKNIFYKLPARRQFLKSHRIEFQHIIYEFYKIVLAHRNITYRFYHNDKIIFYFKKASLIERIEEIFKNKRKNLASIFIKKNRILVEGFVSVPDGSMKKGDQFLWINQRCVTHLLLHKKIIHAYDGFLKDFKTASYFIFIFVDSSLINWNIHPTKKEVKLEEEEVIGVMIQQEIKNILFNQYKVKNKDLKNYDLFLSCKSLKKDYLLNDFNNKFSETEQVTLLENWFHNINKSDSDIFKNLTNELYDYVSHKTEIKTLQINRRYIIFVLNNKYTILVDQHRAHQNILFEFFLRKKNLISQQFIFPIKVNLLKKESISLNNIKNDLINLGFHLYICNESVYLYSGPENIHQNMLVEVIQNIITYNFIKGEKNNKKKLLQVISKSASIKYGTKLYPEKMKCIIKDLFSCHNPNYTYSGDPIFFVLSKNLF; this is encoded by the coding sequence ATGAAAAATATTATTCAATTTTTACCTGAAAAAGTGATTCAACAAATAGCTGCAGGAGAGGTAATACAACGTCCTTCTTCTGTTTTAAGAGAACTTTTAGAAAATGCAATAGATGCAAACGCTAAAATAATTAACATTTTTATCAAAGATTCAGGAAAAACATTGATTCAATTAATAGATGATGGAATAGGAATGAGTATTGATGATGCTAAAATGAGTATTCAAAGACATGCAACTTCAAAAATTGAAAAAACTGATGATATTTTCAGAATTAAAACAAAAGGTTTCAGAGGAGAAGCTTTGGCTTCTATTGCCTTGATTTCTCAGTTAGAAGTTCAAACTAAAAATAAAGAAAATGTAATAGGAATTCATCTTTTTGTGGAAGAAGGAAAAATAAAAAAACAAATTCCTATAAATATGCTGAAAGGGACAAGAGTTTCTGTGAAAAATATTTTTTATAAACTTCCCGCCAGGAGACAATTTTTAAAATCTCATAGAATAGAATTTCAACATATTATTTATGAATTTTATAAGATTGTTCTAGCGCACAGAAATATAACATATCGCTTTTATCATAACGATAAAATTATTTTTTATTTTAAAAAAGCTTCTTTAATAGAAAGAATCGAAGAAATTTTTAAAAATAAAAGAAAAAATTTAGCTTCCATATTTATAAAAAAAAATAGAATCCTTGTAGAAGGATTTGTAAGTGTTCCAGATGGTTCTATGAAGAAGGGAGATCAATTTTTATGGATTAATCAACGTTGTGTAACTCATTTACTTTTACATAAAAAAATAATTCATGCTTATGATGGTTTTTTAAAAGATTTCAAAACTGCTTCTTATTTTATTTTTATTTTTGTAGATTCTAGTTTAATAAATTGGAATATACACCCAACGAAAAAAGAAGTAAAATTAGAAGAAGAAGAGGTGATTGGAGTGATGATTCAACAAGAAATCAAAAATATTCTATTTAATCAATATAAAGTAAAAAATAAAGACTTAAAAAATTATGATCTTTTTTTATCTTGTAAATCTCTCAAAAAGGATTATTTATTAAATGATTTTAATAATAAATTTTCTGAGACAGAACAAGTCACACTACTAGAAAATTGGTTTCATAACATCAATAAATCTGATTCTGATATATTCAAAAATTTAACAAATGAATTATATGATTATGTTTCTCATAAAACAGAAATAAAAACTCTTCAGATTAATAGAAGATACATAATTTTTGTATTGAATAATAAGTATACAATATTGGTGGATCAACATAGAGCACATCAAAATATATTATTTGAATTCTTTTTAAGGAAAAAAAATTTGATAAGTCAACAATTCATTTTTCCTATAAAAGTAAATCTTTTAAAAAAAGAATCTATTTCTTTGAATAATATAAAAAATGACTTGATCAATCTTGGATTTCATTTATATATTTGTAACGAATCAGTTTATTTGTATTCTGGACCTGAAAATATACATCAAAATATGTTGGTTGAAGTGATTCAAAATATTATAACATATAATTTCATTAAAGGAGAAAAAAATAATAAAAAAAAACTTCTTCAAGTTATATCTAAATCCGCATCTATAAAATATGGAACAAAGTTATATCCTGAAAAAATGAAATGTATAATCAAAGATTTATTTTCTTGTCATAATCCAAATTATACGTATTCAGGAGATCCCATATTTTTTGTTTTAAGCAAAAACCTTTTTTGA
- the ribH gene encoding 6,7-dimethyl-8-ribityllumazine synthase: MKTDPAYLLDNNKIRNENFKIAIVVSLWNRKITSRLYKGAYDTLIQSGVLKERIQTWKVPGSYELIYSSKKIAHCYNFDSIIAIGSLIQGETHHFEYLCQAISHGIKDINIIYDVPVIFCVLSDKNEQQSFDRSGGKNGNKGIECAKTAIYMSLFRKSIK, encoded by the coding sequence ATGAAGACAGATCCTGCCTATTTATTAGATAATAATAAAATAAGAAATGAAAATTTTAAAATTGCTATTGTTGTTTCTTTATGGAACAGAAAAATTACAAGTAGATTATATAAAGGAGCTTACGATACTTTAATTCAATCAGGGGTATTAAAAGAAAGAATTCAAACTTGGAAAGTGCCTGGAAGTTATGAACTGATTTATTCTTCTAAAAAAATAGCTCATTGTTATAATTTTGATTCAATCATTGCAATAGGATCACTGATACAAGGAGAAACTCATCATTTTGAATATCTATGTCAAGCTATTTCGCATGGAATTAAAGATATTAATATAATATATGATGTTCCTGTTATATTTTGTGTTCTTTCTGATAAAAATGAACAACAATCTTTTGATCGATCAGGCGGAAAAAATGGAAATAAGGGAATAGAATGCGCTAAAACAGCTATATATATGTCTTTATTTAGAAAATCTATAAAATAA
- a CDS encoding tetratricopeptide repeat protein, translating to MKINTIFFSIIFIIIITASYFLLNKFFLYPSEEKAMKELSSAQQYLYQGDIDKALNRKNIKVNYLGFSGIASKFPFTKAGNISKFYAGICYYKLGDYKESIKMMISFSAKDEILSSIKYGIIGDAFSQIKNKKEALKNYIIAANIRENEITTPLYYYKVALLNFYMKKYKDSKYFLKKIEKKYPFFLYKKNIEKYLMFIENKL from the coding sequence ATGAAAATAAACACGATTTTTTTTTCTATCATATTTATAATCATAATAACGGCTTCATATTTTCTTTTAAATAAATTTTTTTTATATCCATCAGAGGAAAAAGCGATGAAAGAATTGAGCTCTGCTCAACAATATCTTTATCAAGGAGATATAGATAAGGCCTTAAATAGAAAAAATATTAAAGTTAATTATTTAGGATTCTCAGGTATAGCTTCTAAATTTCCTTTTACCAAAGCAGGAAATATATCCAAATTTTATGCAGGAATTTGCTATTATAAATTGGGTGATTACAAAGAATCTATAAAAATGATGATAAGTTTTTCTGCAAAAGATGAAATTTTATCTTCTATAAAATACGGAATTATAGGTGATGCTTTCAGTCAAATAAAAAATAAAAAAGAAGCTTTAAAAAATTATATTATAGCAGCAAATATAAGAGAAAACGAAATCACGACTCCTCTTTATTATTACAAAGTCGCGTTACTAAATTTTTATATGAAAAAATATAAAGATTCTAAATATTTTTTAAAAAAAATAGAAAAAAAATATCCTTTTTTTTTGTATAAAAAAAACATTGAAAAATATCTTATGTTTATTGAAAATAAGTTATAA
- the gldE gene encoding gliding motility-associated protein GldE — MEKESSTNVFLEKTLYLVFYFALIIILLLFSALISGSETAFFCIEKKTLDKERKKNSYKGNIVFQILREKKKLLATILISNNFSNIGIVILSSYLITEFLQKKYFIIYNRFHVPINFILEVVVLTFILLLFGEIIPKIYASKNNFRFAIFMAKPLIILSKILDPISKIIIFISKSIEKKVIKKKNLISVDQLSKALKITSPNKKNIKERQFLQRIVDFGNTETHQIMTPRIDMFALNRNKNFSDVLELVRYQGYSRIPVYKESIDDIEGVLFAKDLLPFIYDKNFQWNQLIHIPFFVPEKKKIDDLLSDFKKRKIHLAIVVDEYGGTCGLVTLEDVIEEIVGDIIDEFDEEDMSYSKLNQDNYLFDGKTSLINFYRIMNIKEEIFFENKKGDADTLGGFIMEINKEFPKKKQKINFLNYSFIIKSIDHKRIKTIEVIRKKNELDNVWH; from the coding sequence TTGGAAAAAGAATCTTCGACGAATGTTTTTTTAGAAAAAACTTTATATTTAGTTTTTTATTTTGCATTAATAATAATACTGTTATTATTTTCTGCATTAATATCTGGATCAGAAACTGCTTTTTTTTGTATTGAAAAAAAAACTCTTGATAAAGAGAGAAAAAAAAACTCTTATAAAGGGAATATTGTATTTCAAATTCTAAGAGAGAAAAAAAAACTTTTAGCAACAATATTAATATCTAATAATTTTTCTAATATTGGAATTGTCATATTAAGTTCTTATTTAATAACAGAATTTTTACAAAAAAAATATTTTATTATTTATAACCGATTTCATGTCCCCATTAATTTTATTTTAGAGGTTGTCGTTCTTACTTTTATTTTACTTTTATTTGGAGAAATTATACCTAAAATATATGCTAGTAAAAATAATTTTCGTTTTGCTATTTTTATGGCAAAGCCTTTAATTATTCTTAGTAAAATATTAGATCCAATAAGTAAAATCATAATTTTCATTTCAAAGTCTATAGAAAAAAAAGTAATAAAAAAAAAGAATCTAATTTCTGTAGATCAGCTTTCAAAAGCTTTGAAAATTACGTCTCCAAATAAAAAAAATATTAAAGAACGTCAGTTTTTACAAAGAATTGTTGATTTTGGAAATACAGAAACACATCAGATTATGACTCCAAGAATAGATATGTTTGCTTTAAATAGGAACAAAAATTTTTCCGATGTTTTAGAATTAGTCCGTTATCAAGGATACTCTCGTATTCCTGTCTATAAAGAGAGTATTGATGATATAGAAGGAGTTCTTTTTGCTAAAGATCTTCTTCCATTTATTTATGATAAAAATTTTCAATGGAATCAACTCATTCATATTCCTTTTTTTGTTCCAGAAAAAAAAAAGATAGATGATCTTCTAAGCGATTTTAAAAAAAGGAAAATACATTTAGCTATTGTGGTAGATGAATACGGAGGAACATGTGGATTAGTCACTCTTGAAGATGTAATTGAGGAAATAGTAGGGGATATCATTGATGAATTTGATGAAGAAGATATGTCTTATTCTAAATTAAATCAAGATAATTATTTATTTGATGGAAAAACATCTTTAATTAATTTTTATCGTATTATGAATATTAAAGAAGAAATTTTTTTTGAAAATAAAAAAGGAGATGCAGATACTTTAGGTGGATTTATTATGGAAATAAATAAAGAATTTCCTAAAAAAAAACAGAAAATAAATTTTTTAAATTATTCTTTTATTATAAAAAGCATTGATCATAAGAGAATAAAAACTATAGAAGTTATAAGAAAAAAAAATGAATTAGATAATGTATGGCATTAA
- the mutY gene encoding A/G-specific adenine glycosylase, protein MDFSKKIINWYKKNHRKLPWRETKNPYYILVSEFMLQQTRVSQTIKYYFNFIKEFSSLEKLAQAEEKDVLKKWEGLGYYSRAKYLHSFAKKLKNNKNSFPKKYQELIKYKGIGLYTGAAIASICFHEVIPAIDGNACRVFSRYFGIYNDITSTTTKNMFRVIVSKIIDIKQPGIFNQAIMDLGSILCTPKNPKCLFCPVKDSCFSIKNETVDKLPVKKIKKFIKHRFFYYLFICDRNHNICINKRSTKDIWKGLYDFPLIESKKNLSIHEIKDKIWEKFRVVVSSTLIYKIKHKLTHQILSIQFLNCEVLQDFKKNILFDNFFFIPHSKIGEYPFPRPIILFLKHEKMI, encoded by the coding sequence ATGGATTTTTCCAAAAAAATAATAAATTGGTACAAAAAAAATCATAGAAAACTTCCTTGGAGAGAAACTAAAAATCCATATTATATATTGGTTTCAGAATTTATGTTGCAACAAACAAGAGTTTCACAAACCATAAAATATTATTTTAACTTTATAAAAGAATTTTCTAGTTTAGAAAAACTAGCTCAAGCAGAAGAGAAAGATGTCTTAAAAAAGTGGGAAGGACTAGGTTATTATTCTAGAGCAAAATACTTGCATTCTTTTGCTAAAAAATTAAAAAATAACAAAAATTCTTTTCCAAAAAAATATCAAGAATTAATAAAATATAAAGGAATAGGTCTGTATACAGGAGCAGCTATAGCATCTATATGTTTTCATGAAGTTATCCCTGCTATTGATGGAAATGCTTGTAGAGTATTTTCTAGATACTTTGGTATTTACAATGATATCACATCTACTACTACAAAAAATATGTTTCGAGTTATTGTATCAAAAATAATAGATATTAAACAACCAGGAATTTTTAATCAAGCAATTATGGATTTAGGATCGATTTTATGTACTCCAAAAAATCCTAAATGTTTGTTTTGTCCAGTGAAAGACTCTTGTTTTTCCATTAAAAATGAAACTGTAGACAAATTACCTGTAAAAAAAATAAAAAAATTTATAAAACATAGATTTTTTTATTATCTTTTCATATGTGATCGGAATCATAATATTTGTATAAATAAAAGATCAACTAAAGATATATGGAAGGGCCTTTATGATTTTCCTTTAATAGAATCGAAAAAAAATCTTTCAATTCATGAAATAAAAGATAAAATTTGGGAAAAATTTCGTGTAGTTGTTTCTAGCACTTTGATCTATAAAATCAAACATAAACTCACTCATCAAATTTTATCAATTCAATTTTTGAATTGTGAAGTTTTACAAGATTTTAAAAAAAATATATTATTTGATAATTTTTTTTTTATACCACATAGTAAAATAGGAGAGTACCCTTTTCCTCGTCCTATTATTTTATTTTTAAAACATGAAAAAATGATTTAG
- a CDS encoding HU family DNA-binding protein, with the protein MTKADIITEIISETGSERIDTQKVIETFMKKIKQSLTSGENVYLRGFGSFIIKYRAKKLGRHISKDMSIVIPAHNIPAFKPAKSFTELVKKNVPIKE; encoded by the coding sequence ATGACAAAAGCAGATATAATAACAGAAATCATATCAGAAACTGGATCTGAAAGAATTGATACGCAAAAGGTGATAGAAACATTTATGAAAAAAATAAAACAAAGTTTAACATCTGGAGAAAATGTTTATCTAAGAGGATTTGGATCATTTATTATTAAATATAGAGCGAAAAAACTTGGACGCCATATATCCAAAGATATGTCTATTGTAATTCCTGCGCATAATATACCAGCATTTAAACCTGCAAAATCTTTCACAGAATTAGTGAAAAAAAATGTTCCTATAAAGGAATAA